The proteins below come from a single Treponema phagedenis genomic window:
- a CDS encoding leucine-rich repeat domain-containing protein: MMKNSSIVKKGLMQIHKSLLVAVLAVAALGILGGLTACHEQPITPSGGSSGLTPSTPSKITVTVQGDANVKGVPFTLTATGKKWADIKAEAEAKITFTEGYELDSYRVSTKDGEYITDGYVFTKDTTIFVVSKEAGTPSTPTVTITVKGDSNITAIPMTSLMVTKGERWETVQAKITVPTSFTPNYEFDKWTLEGKTEAIPDAYEFKDNTIIVAVSKAKGTTPAPTPLKNFITTETNGALTITGYDGELPAILEIPKKIDGKPVVGIGKDAFTEKTNIQKVIFPKSLKTIETGTWNSNSEKFEGAFSDCTNLTELDFSKCTELTSIGRGAFYGCSGITALTLPEGLQTIGRGAFYGCTQAVITLPQSITKIDVKAFGDRDNTTSLCKAVRVPNSTIKQMVEDSQYTKNTDKNNPPYIEVYTP; encoded by the coding sequence ATGATGAAAAACTCATCAATCGTAAAAAAAGGACTTATGCAGATACACAAGTCCTTATTGGTTGCCGTATTGGCAGTTGCGGCATTGGGTATTCTCGGAGGGCTTACCGCTTGTCACGAACAGCCGATTACTCCCTCCGGCGGAAGCAGTGGTTTGACGCCATCTACGCCGTCTAAAATTACCGTAACGGTACAAGGCGATGCGAATGTTAAAGGCGTTCCGTTTACACTGACGGCAACGGGTAAAAAGTGGGCTGACATAAAAGCGGAGGCCGAGGCTAAAATAACGTTTACAGAAGGTTATGAACTTGATTCTTACCGAGTAAGCACAAAAGACGGGGAGTACATAACCGATGGATATGTCTTTACAAAGGACACAACTATTTTTGTCGTATCAAAAGAAGCGGGAACGCCATCAACACCTACGGTTACCATAACCGTCAAAGGCGATTCAAATATCACCGCCATACCGATGACAAGCCTTATGGTTACCAAGGGAGAGCGTTGGGAAACGGTACAAGCAAAGATTACAGTTCCAACTTCCTTTACACCAAACTACGAGTTTGACAAATGGACGCTTGAAGGCAAAACAGAGGCAATTCCGGATGCTTATGAATTTAAGGACAACACTATTATCGTAGCCGTTTCAAAGGCGAAAGGAACAACGCCTGCACCGACACCGCTCAAAAATTTTATAACGACTGAAACGAACGGAGCACTTACCATTACCGGCTACGACGGAGAGCTGCCTGCAATACTGGAAATACCCAAAAAAATAGACGGAAAACCGGTTGTAGGTATTGGCAAGGACGCATTTACAGAAAAAACAAACATACAAAAAGTTATCTTCCCCAAAAGCCTTAAAACAATTGAAACCGGAACATGGAACTCCAATTCCGAAAAATTCGAAGGAGCCTTTTCGGATTGTACCAACCTTACCGAACTTGACTTTTCCAAATGTACTGAACTTACCTCCATCGGGAGAGGGGCTTTTTACGGCTGCAGCGGTATAACGGCACTTACGCTGCCTGAGGGCTTGCAAACCATCGGGAGAGGGGCTTTTTACGGCTGCACGCAGGCGGTTATTACGCTGCCTCAAAGCATAACAAAGATAGACGTGAAAGCTTTCGGAGATAGGGATAATACAACGTCACTTTGTAAAGCAGTGCGAGTGCCGAACAGCACCATCAAACAGATGGTAGAAGATTCACAGTATACGAAGAATACTGACAAGAATAACCCACCGTATATTGAGGTGTATACCCCTTAA